A region of Procambarus clarkii isolate CNS0578487 chromosome 93, FALCON_Pclarkii_2.0, whole genome shotgun sequence DNA encodes the following proteins:
- the LOC123746857 gene encoding DNA-dependent metalloprotease SPRTN isoform X1, protein MGNQDIWSMFTHFNKKYFCGELDKVKVSWSPHMTLCAGKTAYRVRGHSCKSCSIRLSQPLLSQRPHTDTVNTLLHEMIHAYLHVTQGLNYRDSHGPEFRKHMKRINDCEGSKITIYHNFRREVDKFRIHVYRCDGPCTTRRPFFGILRRAIERPPGPSDKWWARHQQECGGTFHKIEGPGSALSIGSKEERNAKRISSSINLLNEKPLLQSKVTNSYNPSNIECYNSDRNMFHKSKIQRRRNSKGKSLKTVQQPLSSDGNKSYNEDHILQRIKTKYSNPKRSILISKEDPKIAYRMQQQNRHNRGKSPEKGTLVDGNVNYNYIARSSSDIDLKKYLNRFYEASKFKSCVTHKPEVSDIKYKSKASNIIEKYMNRFYEAKRETNLPQQSDRFSESNEVCTLPSTVNLKNKSCGSHRTEIQSSISSYQESSSTSCCPICSISVPTAVYEQHIQECFGDDLDMEMDEQYDKKEAKNDIKASGKVTANGSGKMNSDWDELEARNCPNCGSLVLAAEMKLHLEYCIDSDDDDVNFKYESPSKSSDENERILFNSVYKATDVVSCPSCMENIEEKFIQEHLSECLPLLSEEF, encoded by the exons ATGGGTAACCAAGATATTTGGAGCATGTTTACCCATTTTAACAAGAAATACTTTTGTGGTGAACTTGACAAGGTTAAGGTTAGCTGGAGTCCACATATGACATT ATGTGCAGGAAAAACAGCATATCGAGTAAGAGGACATTCATGTAAATCATGCAGCATTCGCCTTAGTCAGCCACTTCTGTCCCAAAGGCCTCACACTGACACTGTTAACACACTTCTG CATGAGATGATCCATGCCTACCTGCATGTGACACAAGGACTTAATTATCGAGACAGCCATGGCCCAGAGTTCAGGAAACACATGAAGAGGATTAATGACTGTGAGGGATCAAAAATAACT ATATACCACAATTTTCGACGTGAAGTAGACAAATTTCGCATCCATGTATACAGATGTGATGGGCCCTGTACTACCAGGCGCCCATTCTTTGGTATTCTCCGCCGAGCGATTGAGAGGCCACCAGGTCCTAGTGACAAGTGGTGGGCTCGACATCAGCAAGAATGTGGTGGCACTTTCCACAAGATTGAAGGACCGGGATCTGCCCTTTCCATTGGTTCAAAGGAAGAAAGAAATGCAAAACGGATTTCAAGCTCAATTAACTTGCTAAACGAAAAACCATTACTTCAATCCAAAGTAACAAACTCTTATAACCCCTCAAATATTGAATGTTATAACAGTGACAGAAACATGTTTCATAAAAGTAAAATTCAAAGAAGGAGAAATAGCAAGGGAAAGTCTCTGAAAACTGTTCAACAGCCTTTATCAAGTGATGGAAATAAGAGTTACAATGAAGATCATATATTACAAAGAATAAAAACAAAGTATTCAAACCCTAAGCGGTCAATTCTTATATCAAAGGAAGACCCAAAGATTGCTTATCGTATGCAGCAACAGAATAGACATAACAGAGGGAAAAGTCCCGAAAAGGGCACTCTCGTTGATGGTAATGTAAATTACAACTATATTGCAAGATCATCCAGCGACATAGATCTGAAAAAATACTTAAATAGATTTTATGAAGCTAGCAAATTCAAATCCTGTGTGACACATAAGCCAGAGGTATCGGATATAAAATATAAATCAAAAGCTTCTAATATAATTGAGAAATATATGAATAGATTTTATGAAGCAAAGAGAGAGACTAATTTGCCGCAACAAAGTGACAGATTTTCAGAAAGTAATGAAGTTTGTACTTTGCCATCAACTGTGAACTTGAAAAATAAGTCCTGTGGGTCACATAGAACAGAGATTCAAAGTAGTATATCTTCATACCAAGAATCATCAAGTACCTCATGTTGTCCCATCTGTAGCATTTCAGTCCCAACCGCAGTGTACGAACAGCATATTCAAGAGTGTTTTGGAGATGACCTAGACATGGAAATGGATGAACAGTATGATAAGAAAGAAGCCAAAAATGACATTAAAGCTTCAGGAAAAGTTACAGCAaacggcagtgggaagatgaacagTGACTGGGATGAACTTGAAGCAAGGAATTGTCCAAATTGTGGGTCACTTGTCCTTGCTGCAGAAATGAAATTACACTTGGAATACTGCATTGattctgatgatgatgatgttaatTTTAAGTATGAGTCACCTAGTAAATCATCCGATGAGAATGAAAGAATACTGTTTAATTCGGTTTATAAAGCCACTGATGTTGTATCTTGTCCATCGTGTATGGAAAACATTGAAGAAAAGTTCATACAAGAGCACCTCAGTGAGTGTTTGCCACTACTTTCTGAAGAATTTTAG
- the LOC123746858 gene encoding fibroblast growth factor receptor substrate 2 — MGCVASKPDINDLHANIFQVVNVDDLGHRFSPAKLEVTETDLVLHQRGKSAIRWPLRCLRRYGFDAELFSFESGRRCPTGPGIYAFKCRRAEALFNMLQLQIQNITEDAASRDVAALPPQVVNETRDLTHDDSRNSGNAGATDHEGYLEPVQRPHTRIPNNIGAASIGVPTGSSVSGVNSVVGVVSGNVGGGGVAYGGATGVVVGGSGGAGVCGLGTIRSPASPPAQLSPPPLSFYENSYDAGRTEETPPTPGHEMREPPPTPTEPLRPVFVNHIDKTVSYDNHGGRPASYTNSYSDRSTSQLNSTQSKRPRSYVNINSSKPYYDMNTSDLVYVNVGPERLHDHNHVYVNLGQEKDVPAVPPRPSLAAGSAGSGSSHSGTTTTTDTDHQPSQINYIILDLDHGSDSSQAAPVSPLGSVASGPESPHRLAEGYATIDFDKTAALSNTAKAAPAWEDGSRKTRHNSTFTNPATLTRHNSSLSD; from the coding sequence ATGGGGTGCGTGGCCAGCAAGCCTGACATCAACGACCTACatgccaacatcttccaagtggtGAATGTGGATGACCTTGGCCACCGCTTCAGTCCTGCCAAGCTGGAGGTGACTGAAACTGATTTAGTACTTCACCAACGTGGCAAGTCTGCAATTCGCTGGCCACTCCGATGTCTTCGTCGCTATGGCTTTGACGCAGAGCTATTCAGCTTTGAGTCAGGCCGAAGGTGCCCGACAGGTCCGGGCATCTATGCCTTCAAGTGCCGACGAGCAGAGGCACTTTTTAACATGCTGCAGCTCCAGATTCAAAACATCACAGAAGATGCAGCATCTCGGGATGTGGCTGCACTTCCTCCTCAAGTGGTCAATGAAACTAGAGACTTGACCCATGACGATTCCCGCAATAGTGGGAATGCTGGGGCCACAGACCATGAGGGTTATTTAGAACCTGTGCAACGACCACACACCAGAATCCCAAacaatataggagctgcctctataGGGGTGCCGACTGGTTCGAGTGTTAGTGGGGTAAATAGTGTTGTTGGAGTTGTAAGTGgaaatgttggtggtggtggtgtagcatatGGTGGGGCAactggtgttgtggttggtggtagtggtggtgctggtgtttgtGGACTGGGTACAATCCGTTCTCCTGCATCTCCCCCTGCACAACTTAGCCCACCTCCTCTCTCCTTTTATGAAAATAGTTATGATGCAGGACGAACTGAAGAGACCCCGCCAACTCCAGGCCATGAAATGAgagaaccaccacctacacctacaGAACCACTGAGACCTGTGTTTGTAAATCATATAGATAAAACAGTGTCCTATGATAATCATGGTGGAAGGCCAGCTTCTTATACAAATTCGTATTCAGATAGATCCACATCACAGTTAAATTCAACACAGTCAAAGCGCCCAAGATCTTATGTGAACATTAACTCTAGCAAACCTTATTATGATATGAATACAAGTGATCTAGTGTATGTCAATGTAGGTCCAGAACGCCTTCATGACCATAACCATGTATATGTCAATCTTGGACAGGAAAAAGATGTACCTGCAGTGCCTCCTCGACCATCTCTAGCAGCGGGCTCTGCAGGATCAGGTTCCTCCCATTCtggcaccactactactactgatACAGACCACCAGCCTTCACAGATCAACTATATCATCCTCGATCTAGATCACGGGTCAGATTCCTCTCAAGCAGCACCAGTCAGTCCGCTGGGGTCTGTAGCATCTGGTCCTGAGTCGCCCCATCGTTTAGCTGAAGGCTATGCTACAATTGACTTCGATAAGACAGCAGCTCTAAGCAACACGGCAAAGGCAGCACCTGCATGGGAGGATGGCTCAAGGAAAACTAGGCATAATTCTACTTTCACAAACCCAGCAACCCTGACACGCCACAACTCTTCTTTGTCAGATTGA
- the LOC123746859 gene encoding uncharacterized protein codes for MSSEHWDLVESYDYLQEMATKSSSIRWPALLLLSTLVTIALAVAVFLWIALKPSPGSRRYPGNLEDRVQVLADKLTRSTWGRCTAREYRKRVWINWKKNITEADLNTITRLRFGNGGTPYQALYGRCRRIKLKLNRKYRTQSFSNI; via the exons ATGTCATCAGAACACTGGGACCTTGTAGAGTCCTATGACTACCTGCAGGAGATGGCAACCAAGAGCTCAAGTATTCGATGGCCAGCCCTTCTCCTTTTGTCAACCCTTGTTACCATTGCACTGGCTGTTGCAGTCTTCTTGTGGATTGCTCTCAAGCCTTCACCAGGTTCAAGACG GTATCCCGGAAACCTGGAAGATCGAGTCCAGGTACTGGCTGACAAGCTGACCAGGAGCACCTGGGGTCGTTGCACGGCACGTGAGTACCGCAAGAGGGTCTGGATAAATTGGAAGAAAAATATTACAGAAGCAGAtctaaataccataaccaggctcagaTTTGGTAATGGAGGCACTCCTTACCAAGCTTTATATGGAAGGTGTCGGCGCATCAAGTTGAAGTTAAATAGAAAATACAGAACACAGTCTTTCTCAAATATATAA
- the LOC123746857 gene encoding DNA-dependent metalloprotease SPRTN isoform X2, translating into MIHAYLHVTQGLNYRDSHGPEFRKHMKRINDCEGSKITIYHNFRREVDKFRIHVYRCDGPCTTRRPFFGILRRAIERPPGPSDKWWARHQQECGGTFHKIEGPGSALSIGSKEERNAKRISSSINLLNEKPLLQSKVTNSYNPSNIECYNSDRNMFHKSKIQRRRNSKGKSLKTVQQPLSSDGNKSYNEDHILQRIKTKYSNPKRSILISKEDPKIAYRMQQQNRHNRGKSPEKGTLVDGNVNYNYIARSSSDIDLKKYLNRFYEASKFKSCVTHKPEVSDIKYKSKASNIIEKYMNRFYEAKRETNLPQQSDRFSESNEVCTLPSTVNLKNKSCGSHRTEIQSSISSYQESSSTSCCPICSISVPTAVYEQHIQECFGDDLDMEMDEQYDKKEAKNDIKASGKVTANGSGKMNSDWDELEARNCPNCGSLVLAAEMKLHLEYCIDSDDDDVNFKYESPSKSSDENERILFNSVYKATDVVSCPSCMENIEEKFIQEHLSECLPLLSEEF; encoded by the exons ATGATCCATGCCTACCTGCATGTGACACAAGGACTTAATTATCGAGACAGCCATGGCCCAGAGTTCAGGAAACACATGAAGAGGATTAATGACTGTGAGGGATCAAAAATAACT ATATACCACAATTTTCGACGTGAAGTAGACAAATTTCGCATCCATGTATACAGATGTGATGGGCCCTGTACTACCAGGCGCCCATTCTTTGGTATTCTCCGCCGAGCGATTGAGAGGCCACCAGGTCCTAGTGACAAGTGGTGGGCTCGACATCAGCAAGAATGTGGTGGCACTTTCCACAAGATTGAAGGACCGGGATCTGCCCTTTCCATTGGTTCAAAGGAAGAAAGAAATGCAAAACGGATTTCAAGCTCAATTAACTTGCTAAACGAAAAACCATTACTTCAATCCAAAGTAACAAACTCTTATAACCCCTCAAATATTGAATGTTATAACAGTGACAGAAACATGTTTCATAAAAGTAAAATTCAAAGAAGGAGAAATAGCAAGGGAAAGTCTCTGAAAACTGTTCAACAGCCTTTATCAAGTGATGGAAATAAGAGTTACAATGAAGATCATATATTACAAAGAATAAAAACAAAGTATTCAAACCCTAAGCGGTCAATTCTTATATCAAAGGAAGACCCAAAGATTGCTTATCGTATGCAGCAACAGAATAGACATAACAGAGGGAAAAGTCCCGAAAAGGGCACTCTCGTTGATGGTAATGTAAATTACAACTATATTGCAAGATCATCCAGCGACATAGATCTGAAAAAATACTTAAATAGATTTTATGAAGCTAGCAAATTCAAATCCTGTGTGACACATAAGCCAGAGGTATCGGATATAAAATATAAATCAAAAGCTTCTAATATAATTGAGAAATATATGAATAGATTTTATGAAGCAAAGAGAGAGACTAATTTGCCGCAACAAAGTGACAGATTTTCAGAAAGTAATGAAGTTTGTACTTTGCCATCAACTGTGAACTTGAAAAATAAGTCCTGTGGGTCACATAGAACAGAGATTCAAAGTAGTATATCTTCATACCAAGAATCATCAAGTACCTCATGTTGTCCCATCTGTAGCATTTCAGTCCCAACCGCAGTGTACGAACAGCATATTCAAGAGTGTTTTGGAGATGACCTAGACATGGAAATGGATGAACAGTATGATAAGAAAGAAGCCAAAAATGACATTAAAGCTTCAGGAAAAGTTACAGCAaacggcagtgggaagatgaacagTGACTGGGATGAACTTGAAGCAAGGAATTGTCCAAATTGTGGGTCACTTGTCCTTGCTGCAGAAATGAAATTACACTTGGAATACTGCATTGattctgatgatgatgatgttaatTTTAAGTATGAGTCACCTAGTAAATCATCCGATGAGAATGAAAGAATACTGTTTAATTCGGTTTATAAAGCCACTGATGTTGTATCTTGTCCATCGTGTATGGAAAACATTGAAGAAAAGTTCATACAAGAGCACCTCAGTGAGTGTTTGCCACTACTTTCTGAAGAATTTTAG